From one Coffea eugenioides isolate CCC68of chromosome 11, Ceug_1.0, whole genome shotgun sequence genomic stretch:
- the LOC113752594 gene encoding glycine-rich cell wall structural protein 2-like, with translation MERLVKMILVLTLICLLLSSVGAPGGGGEGGGGGEGGGGRGGEGGEGGGGGSGGGSRGGGGGAEGPGTNFRGTPGTAAGGDSSGCSSTLALVAWPYLALSAIAQVSYLHLL, from the coding sequence ATGGAGCGGCTAGTCAAAATGATACTGGTCCTTACCCTCATTTGTCTCCTCCTATCATCAGTAGGGGCACCAGGAGGCGGTGGCGAAGGAGGAGGAGGCggggaaggaggaggaggacgaGGTGGGGAAGGAGGcgaaggaggaggaggtggcAGTGGTGGGGGAAGccggggtggtggtggtggtgcagAAGGTCCTGGGACAAACTTTAGAGGAACACCTGGAACAGCGGCTGGTGGTGATAGCAGCGGCTGCTCATCCACTCTGGCTCTTGTTGCATGGCCCTATCTGGCGTTATCTGCCATTGCTCAAGTTTCATATCTGCATCTACTCTGA